The following proteins come from a genomic window of Musa acuminata AAA Group cultivar baxijiao chromosome BXJ1-7, Cavendish_Baxijiao_AAA, whole genome shotgun sequence:
- the LOC103990744 gene encoding BAG family molecular chaperone regulator 1, whose translation MMRRSGSEGGSSGGSAEEMWGEAAGWEMRPGGLLVQQRAPVPGRPPPPQVRVRISYGAARYEVSVSSVATFGELKKLLMADSGLQPAEQRLLYKGKQRGDSEYLDACGVKNRSKIVLVEDSTSLERRYTEMRKNARMQRAHRAISTISLDVDKLADQVTTMEKYIRNGNKVAEVQITTLIELLMRQAIRLDSISAEGDASSQRNLQAKRVQKCVETLDVLKVSNTKLKPVVVTTKWETFDPPTTTQWEYFE comes from the exons ATGATGCGGCGTTCGGGCTCGGAAGGGGGGTCGAGTGGGGGGTCGGCAGAGGAAATGTGGGGGGAGGCGGCGGGGTGGGAGATGAGGCCGGGAGGTTTGCTGGTCCAGCAGCGGGCTCCGGTCCCCGGGAGACCGCCGCCGCCGCAGGTGCGTGTCCGAATCTCGTATGGCGCTGCCAGATACGAGGTCTCCGTCTCCTCCGTCGCCACCTTCG GAGAATTGAAGAAGCTTCTGATGGCCGATTCAGGGTTGCAGCCTGCCGAGCAGAGGCTGCTTTACAAAGGGAAGCAGAGAGGCGACAGCGAGTACCTTGATGCATGTGGTGTGAAGAACCGGTCTAAGATTGTATTGGTTGAGGACTCGACAAGCTTGGAGAGAAGATATACTGAGATGCGCAAGAATGCAAGGATGCAAAGGGCCCACCGAGCCATCTCCACCATTTCACTAGATGTTGACAAATTGGCAGATCAG GTTACTACCATGGAGAAATATATTAGAAATGGAAATAAAGTTGCTGAAGTACAGATCACAACATTAATAGAGTTGCTCATGAGACAAGCTATTAGACTGGATAGCATTTCCGCTGAGGGAGATGCTTCTTCCCAAAGAAATCTGCAG GCTAAAAGAGTACAAAAATGTGTTGAAACACTGGATGTGCTGAAAGTTTCCAACACCAAATTGAAGCCAGTGGTAGTGACAACAAAGTGGGAGACATTTGATCCACCAACAACAACACAATGGGAGTATTTCGAGTGA
- the LOC135678218 gene encoding polyphenol oxidase, chloroplastic-like, which produces MAGLPYSAPHPATISASSNSFACPFRSKGLVFPYPTRRALHVRPNIACKAGEEHEIAAKVDRRDVLVGLGGLCGAAAGLGGFDKAALANPIQAPDLSKCGPADLPTGVPIVNCCPPYRPGKKIVDFKRPSPSSPLRVRPAAQLVDPEYLAKYKKAIELMKALPADDPRNFMQQADVHCAYCDGAYDQIGFPDLEIQVHNSWLFFPWHRLYLYFNERILGKLIGDDTFALPFWNWDAPGGMMLPSIYADPSSPLYDKLRDAKHQPPVLVDLDYNGTDPTFPDDQQIDHNLKIMYRQVFSNGKTPLLFLGSAYRAGDQPNPGAGSIENMPHNNVHLWTGDRTQPNFENMGTFYAAARDPIFFAHHANIDRMWYLWKKLSRKHQDFNDSDWLKASFLFYDENADLVRVTVKDCLETEWLRYTYQDVKIPWANTRPTPKLAKARKAGSRSLKATAEVQFPVTLESPVKVTVKRPKVGRSGKEKEDEEEILIVEGIEFDRDYFIKFDVFVNATEGDGITAGASEFAGSFVNVPHKHKHRKDENKLKTRLCLGITDLLEDIGAEDDDSVLVTIVPKAGKGKVSVGGLRIDFSK; this is translated from the coding sequence ATGGCCGGCCTTCCTTATTCGGCTCCTCACCCTGCCACCATCTCCGCTTCCTCCAACTCCTTTGCATGCCCCTTCCGCAGCAAGGGGCTTGTCTTCCCCTACCCTACCAGAAGAGCACTCCATGTTCGTCCCAACATCGCATGCAAGGCAGGCGAGGAGCACGAGATCGCCGCTAAGGTCGACCGACGCGACGTGCTCGTGGGCCTCGGTGGGCTCTGCGGAGCCGCCGCTGGCCTTGGCGGGTTCGATAAAGCCGCCCTCGCTAACCCCATTCAGGCCCCTGATCTCTCCAAGTGCGGCCCTGCCGACCTCCCCACCGGCGTGCCAATCGTCAACTGCTGCCCGCCCTACCGTCCCGGCAAGAAGATTGTGGATTTCAAGCGGCCGTCGCCGTCCTCCCCCCTCCGCGTCCGCCCCGCCGCCCAGTTGGTTGACCCCGAGTACCTGGCCAAGTACAAGAAGGCCATCGAGCTCATGAAGGCGCTCCCGGCCGACGACCCTCGCAACTTCATGCAGCAGGCCGACGTCCACTGCGCCTACTGCGACGGCGCTTACGACCAGATCGGCTTCCCCGACCTTGAGATCCAAGTCCACAACAGCTGGCTCTTCTTCCCCTGGCACCGCTTGTACCTCTACTTCAACGAGAGGATCCTCGGCAAGCTCATCGGCGACGACACCTTCGCGCTCCCTTTCTGGAACTGGGACGCACCCGGCGGAATGATGCTGCCGTCGATCTACGCCGACCCTTCGTCGCCCCTCTACGACAAACTTCGCGACGCCAAGCACCAACCACCTGTCCTTGTCGACCTCGACTACAATGGAACCGACCCAACCTTCCCCGACGACCAGCAAATCGATCACAACCTCAAGATCATGTACCGCCAAGTCTTCTCCAACGGCAAGACGCCGTTGCTGTTCTTAGGCTCAGCTTACCGTGCCGGTGACCAGCCTAACCCCGGCGCGGGATCCATCGAGAACATGCCGCACAACAACGTGCACTTGTGGACCGGCGACCGCACCCAGCCCAACTTCGAGAACATGGGCACCTTCTACGCGGCGGCGCGCGACCCCATCTTCTTCGCCCACCACGCCAACATCGACCGAATGTGGTACCTGTGGAAGAAGCTCAGCAGGAAGCACCAGGACTTCAATGACTCGGACTGGCTCAAAGCTTCCTTCCTCTTCTACGACGAGAACGCCGACTTAGTTCGGGTCACGGTCAAGGACTGCTTGGAGACCGAGTGGCTGCGCTACACGTACCAAGACGTGAAGATCCCATGGGCGAACACCCGACCGACTCCCAAGCTCGCCAAGGCGAGGAAAGCCGGCAGCAGATCGCTGAAAGCCACCGCGGAGGTGCAGTTCCCTGTGACGCTGGAATCCCCGgtcaaagtgacggtgaagaggCCCAAGGTGGGGAGGAGCGGcaaggagaaggaagatgaggaggagatacTCATAGTGGAGGGGATCGAGTTCGACCGCGACTACTTCATCAAGTTCGACGTCTTCGTGAACGCGACGGAGGGCGACGGCATCACGGCCGGGGCCAGTGAGTTCGCCGGCAGCTTCGTGAACGTCCCGCACAAGCACAAGCACCGCAAGGATGAGAATAAGCTGAAGACGAGGCTGTGTCTGGGAATCACCGACCTGCTCGAGGACATCGGCGCGGAGGACGACGACAGCGTGCTCGTCACCATCGTGCCGAAGGCAGGCAAAGGAAAGGTGTCCGTCGGCGGTCTTCGGATTGACTTTTCCAAGTGA
- the LOC103991115 gene encoding probable receptor-like protein kinase At1g30570 produces MTFLGLLFLGLASFSFGTGNAQANSFLVDCGSNYSTTDANGRKWVGDSSGDGFSLSYPGTTASTSTVEENSVYQSLYKTARIFDTPSHYGFNVSSGSYCLRLHFYPFSFVNLNVNDSVFDVTANELKLVSKFNVLAEISCRSTTNNSVITSLVKEYFLYISSSELRIRFVPNSGSFAFVNAIEVFEIHNNLFVDSVNRVGSKEKVPLSLNDLGIETMYRLNVGGPALESSKDRDLWRTWEPDDGFMFSVNAATAISSMSKISYSSVNDSSIAPLLVYETARIMSDNEVVEKRFNVSWRFDIDPNFDYLVRLHFCELIYDKQNQRIFRIYINNKTAAEEYDVFMRAGGMNKAYHEDYVDIVPQQIDTLWLQLGPDSSIGALGIDAILNGVEIFKLSRNGNLAHVSERIGTGGEGFGTKRTKSKVLWAATGGIISVVTISMACVFYCHRIQKRKADGVKENPPGWHPLFLHETIASTTNAGTSKLPLINDGLAASYRLGRRFTLAEIKAATSNFDDSLVIGTGGFGKVYKGEIDDGILVAVKRGNPQSQQGLAEFETEIEMLSKLRHRHLVVMIGYCEEQREMILVYEYMANGTLRSHLYGTALPALSWKQRVDACIGAARGLHYLHTGADRGIIHRDVKTTNILLDENFVAKMADFGLSRAGPSVDQTHVSTAVKGSFGYLDPEYFRRQQLTQKSDVYSFGVVLFEVVCARPVINPSLPKDQINLAEWALRWQRQRSLESIVDPRLAGDYSLESLKKFGEIAEKCLADEGKNRPTMGEVLWHLEYVLHLHEAYRKSGDGDSFGSGELGFADVSFSLPFVREGDEEPLT; encoded by the coding sequence ATGACGTTTCTTGGGCTTCTTTTTCTGGGTCTTGCATCATTTTCTTTTGGAACTGGAAATGCTCAAGCGAACAGCTTTCTCGTCGATTGTGGTTCTAATTATAGCACCACTGATGCTAATGGTAGGAAATGGGTTGGAGATTCTTCCGGTGATGGTTTTTCCCTGAGCTATCCTGGAACTACTGCATCGACTTCCACAGTGGAAGAAAACTCCGTTTACCAGTCCTTATATAAGACTGCTAGAATATTTGATACTCCATCTCACTATGGCTTCAATGTGTCTTCTGGGAGTTACTGCTTGAGGCTTCATTTCTACCCCTTCTCGTTTGTAAATTTGAATGTCAATGATTCAGTGTTTGACGTAACCGCGAACGAGCTCAAGTTGGTTTCTAAGTTCAATGTGCTGGCAGAAATCTCATGTCGGAGCACCACAAACAACTCGGTCATTACTTCCCTGGTGAAAGAGTACTTCCTTTACATCAGTTCAAGTGAACTGCGAATTCGGTTTGTACCGAACTCAGGGTCATTTGCATTTGTCAATGCCATCGAGGTTTTCGAAATACACAACAACTTGTTTGTTGACTCTGTCAACAGAGTAGGCAGCAAGGAGAAGGTTCCTTTGAGTCTGAATGACCTTGGAATTGAGACGATGTACCGGTTAAATGTTGGAGGGCCGGCACTTGAATCAAGCAAAGATCGAGATCTGTGGAGAACATGGGAGCCGGATGATGGATTTATGTTTTCTGTGAATGCTGCTACTGCAATTAGTAGTATGTCCAAGATAAGCTATTCATCAGTTAATGACTCTTCGATTGCACCTCTATTGGTTTATGAGACAGCCAGAATAATGTCTGATAATGAAGTTGTTGAGAAGAGATTCAATGTCTCATGGAGGTTTGACATAGATCCCAACTTTGACTACTTGGTCCGGTTGCACTTCTGTGAGTTGATCTATGACAAGCAAAACCAGAGAATTTTCAGAATCTACATCAATAATAAAACTGCGGCGGAAGAATACGATGTGTTTATGCGAGCAGGAGGGATGAACAAAGCCTACCATGAAGACTATGTTGATATTGTACCACAGCAGATAGACACCCTTTGGCTTCAGCTAGGGCCTGATTCATCGATAGGTGCTTTGGGTATTGATGCGATCCTCAACGGTGTGGAGATCTTCAAGCTCAGCAGGAATGGAAATTTAGCTCATGTTTCAGAGAGGATTGGTACTGGTGGGGAAGGATTTGGTACAAAGAGGACAAAAAGTAAAGTTCTTTGGGCAGCCACCGGTGGTATTATTTCTGTGGTTACCATTTCCATGGCATGTGTTTTTTATTGCCACCGAAttcagaaaaggaaagcagatggTGTTAAGGAGAATCCTCCTGGTTGGCATCCGCTTTTCCTTCATGAGACAATTGCAAGCACCACAAATGCTGGCACATCCAAACTGCCTTTGATCAATGATGGTTTAGCAGCTTCTTATAGGCTTGGTAGAAGATTCACTTTAGCAGAAATTAAAGCTGCGACAAGCAACTTTGACGATTCCTTGGTCATCGGAACCGGAGGCTTTGGCAAGGTCTACAAAGGTGAGATTGATGACGGGATACTGGTTGCTGTGAAGCGAGGAAATCCACAGTCACAGCAGGGCCTAGCAGAATTTGAAACAGAGATCGAAATGCTGTCAAAGCTTCGGCATCGGCATCTCGTCGTGATGATCGGTTACTGTGAGGAGCAAAGAGAGATGATTTTGGTTTATGAGTACATGGCAAATGGGACACTTCGAAGCCATCTCTATGGCACTGCTCTTCCAGCTTTATCATGGAAACAGCGGGTTGATGCATGCATTGGTGCAGCACGCGGTCTACACTATCTTCACACTGGTGCAGACAGGGGTATTATCCACCGAGATGTCAAGACAACAAACATTTTGTTAGACGAGAACTTTGTCGCAAAGATGGCCGACTTTGGATTGTCAAGAGCCGGTCCCTCTGTGGATCAGACCCATGTGAGTACTGCAGTGAAAGGGAGTTTTGGTTACCTTGATCCTGAATATTTTCGGAGGCAGCAGTTAACCCAAAAATCAGATGTGTATTCCTTTGGAGTTGTGCTCTTTGAAGTTGTTTGTGCTCGTCCAGTGATAAACCCAAGTTTGCCGAAGGATCAAATAAACCTGGCTGAATGGGCACTGCGATGGCAAAGGCAACGGTCACTTGAGTCGATTGTGGATCCCAGATTGGCAGGAGATTACTCTCTGGAGTCTCTGAAGAAGTTTGGAGAGATTGCAGAGAAATGTCTGGCAGACGAGGGAAAGAACAGACCTACAATGGGGGAGGTACTTTGGCACTTGGAATATGTCTTGCACCTGCACGAAGCATACAGGAAGAGTGGAGATGGGGATTCTTTTGGGAGTGGTGAGTTAGGATTCGCAGATGTGTCTTTCTCACTCCCATTTGTCCGAGAAGGAGATGAGGAACCTTTAACGTAG
- the LOC135581660 gene encoding E3 ubiquitin-protein ligase RGLG4-like: MGNVVARFLGCRPSFLDEDEQPTTEDEASKRSRRRQKYAYIPDNYTSIEQVADALRDAGLESSNLILGIDFTRSNEWTGKRSFHDLSLHNISNHRLNPYQQAISIIGKVLASFDEDDLIPCFGFGDSTTKDQGVFSFRSDRSPCHGFDEVLHCYREIVPHLKLSGPTSFAPIVETAVDIAESSGGQYHVLVIIADGQVSRDPNKEPETIESIVRASAYPLSIVLVGVGDGPWDDMRKFDDRIPARDFDNFQFVNFTDIMGSNANAAEKEAAFALAALMEIPIQYKATVELGILGRETGKPKRRVPLPPPLPPT, encoded by the exons ATGGGCAACGTGGTGGCTCGGTTTCTAGGATGCCGGCCCAGCTTCCTGGACGAGGACGAGCAGCCGACGACCGAAGATGAAGCTTCCAAGAGGAGTCGACGGAGGCAGAAATACGCCTACATCCCTGACAACTACACCTCAATCGAACAG GTCGCCGATGCCTTGAGAGACGCAGGTCTGGAGTCATCGAACCTCATACTGGGGATTGATTTCACCAGAAGCAACGAGTGGACAG GCAAACGTTCCTTCCACGACCTGAGCTTGCACAACATCAGCAACCACCGGTTGAATCCTTACCAGCAAGCGATCTCCATTATTGGGAAGGTTTTGGCCTCGTTCGATGAAGACGACCTGATTCCTTGCTTCGGATTCGGCGATT cgACCACCAAGGATCAAGGGGTGTTCAGCTTCCGCAGTGATCGTTCGCCCTGCCATGGATTCGACGAAGTCTTGCATTGCTACAGGGAGATTGTGCCACACTTAAAATTATCAG GGCCTACTTCCTTTGCACCGATCGTGGAGACCGCTGTCGACATTGCCGAGAGCAGTGGCGGGCAATATCATGTGCTGGTCATCATTGCAGACGGCCAG GTCTCCAGAGACCCCAACAAAGAACCGGAAACAATCGAGTCAATCGTGAGGGCAAG TGCTTATCCATTATCGATTGTGCTTGTTGGAGTTGGCGACGGACCATGGGATGACATGAGGAAGTTTGACGACAGGATCCCAGCGCGTGATTTCGACAATTTCCag TTCGTTAACTTCACTGATATCATGGGGAGCAATGCAAACGCAGCGGAGAAGGAAGCAGCCTTTGCCCTCGCTGCTCTCATGGAGATCCCCATCCAATACAAAGCGACGGTGGAGCTCGGCATTCTCGG ACGTGAGACAGGGAAGCCCAAGCGACGCGTGCCGCTGCCTCCTCCATTGCCGCCCACCTGA